The following DNA comes from Fusarium fujikuroi IMI 58289 draft genome, chromosome FFUJ_chr03.
TCAATTTCGATGCGACTTTATCCTGGATTGGAGTCAGCAACCAATCTCTTAATGAGAACTGATTCACCTACACTCAGAGGGGCAGCCGAGCATGAGAAGTACTCAAGAGACGAAAAGTCGTATTGCCTTACTTGAGGAGATTCCGCAAGAAGTTTTGCCACGGGGGGTACCAACCGTGCCAATGTTGCCTTGCGTGTTGACATCAGTCGCATATAGACTTCGAGATCAAACCGTGGCAGTAGGCAAACATAGTAGCCTAACCATGGAGCGCCGTTGATGACGGCGTATGTTGCGTAAATGTGAGAGAGGGGAGGGAAGAATACCTCGCGCATGTCGTGGCGCCAGTTTTGTGGGTTGTCTGCCCTTAACTGGTAATTCACAGCGATAAGGTTATGATGGGATATCATGACAGCTTTGGAATGGCCCGTGGTGCCACTGGACAGTACGATTGCCCCAAGGACATCCCTATTGTCATTTTCCTTCAGAGAGTAGGGGTTAAAGTATCTATCAGGATTGTTGGGTGTATAATCTATAGGAACAATGCGGAAGGTTGAAGCAGATAGTGACGATGTTTGTGCACTGCTCGACACTTTCTGGATGATGGAAGGCCCTGCAAGAATGACCTTTGGCCGAACCAAGTCCAGTGCGTATGTCATGTCCTTTGGTGACAAGGCATCGTTGATCAGTGACACCACACCACCGAGCCACCAGATCGCGTGGGCGGCTATTATATAGTCAATACAACTAGGTGATGTTATAGTGACTACTTGTCCAGGCTGAACTGAAAGATCATTCTTGAGCCAACAAGCCGTCCGGACAACACGACTTTTGAACTCATGATAGGTGATGGTTTTCCCTGTAATTGCTTCTTCGAATATTATTTTGTCTTTGGAAATAGGCACTGCGGGCTGGAGAAGAAATGCCTCAGAAACTGAAACATCGGTAGGAATGTGCACTTGAGTTCTGGGATGATAAGTGCGAGACATGACGATAAATGGATTTGAAAAAAAGACGACGGTTTTCAGGGGCTGTTTAAGTCACGGAGGTACCAAGACCGTTTCATGTAGCAATTGCTCGTCACATATAACCAGATTACGAAAAACATTCGACGTTTTTCATTTGCTTACAATCTGGAATCCATTGAATAGTCCCGCGGAAATATCTAGTTAAGTCGCGGACCCAGTATTCCGCGGAATGGCAAATATTCCGACGGAATAAACCAGAGGAAATCGGCGATGAGTGACAGGTTTGAGCGTTGAGGTGAGCACCATCATAGGTACTAAAATTGTATTCCAGGTAGTCCCTAGTAGGAGCTTTAATTCAATGTGTCTGTCCCTCTAATTCAGGTTGTGTAGCATGAAAATAGTTGACGTCTAAAGATCAGAACTAGTTGTCCACGCTGCTCCTGACGTGTTTGTTTGCGCCATACGAGAGGCAGCAGCCTCTGTGGCTGTAGTACATAATATGTGAGAAATTATAGCAAAAGGCGTGTCTGAGCTGCTTGGAGACAGTGTCAGTATTATGGGTGAGATGGCTGTCTCGGGTGAAACTGTAGTCTCGTATAGCGCGCTGGTAATTACAGTCATGAGAAATATTGAGCTGAGAACCGATCGAGTCCACTCAAATCGATGTCGATGTTATGAAATACTGGAGAATGTTATAGTTGTTCCAGTTGCAGGGGAACCACAAGTGACTGCAGCAACTGAGGATGATCTAGAAACGATTTTAGGGATGACTGTGTGAGCTCCACCTATGCTGGTTGGATTGAGCGTAAATGAGGTGAGAGAGAACCCAGTTATGACtctgctgctgagcagaGCGGGTGCCTTGCCACGTTTAACCAAGCCTTGGTTCCAGCCTCTGAATTCACAGGCGGtgagagtggaagaagaactgCGTTCATCCGCTATCCAGTGGCAGATGGCGACTACCTATTGCTGACAACTAGAACGTACATGAGTTGACATTCGGTACTGATACTAAGCCAACAAAATACCCTTTGACTGCGTATCGCAACATCGTTGCAAATCTTGTCTGAGTTTCTACTGGATACCGCAACGTGGCGCAGGATCCAGAGAGCTTCGCAGGATCCGGCCCACCTTCACAGTGGCAAAGTATAAGCTGGATATGATGAAATAAAGTCACTGATGGTATTGGGCGGTAGGAGGATTGAATATTGGACATAGGGGCTATGTATCTACTGAGTTGGCTACTTAAGATGCTTCTTTACGAAGCTGATCACGCTTTGCAGACCTTCCTCAGTAGCATCGCCCATAGGGATCAACGTAAAAGCGTGACACCCTCCATCCACGATGTGTAAGTCCACTTCATTACCGGAGTTGGCCCACTTGGCAGCCATGAAAATGCTGTCGTCGAGCAACGGCTCGATTGTCCCAACTAGAAACTGCGCTGGAGGCAGGTTACCCAGATCAGCATACAGAGGCGAGATATAGCGCGTCTTGCGATCCCGTAGGGGAACATGTGCAAAAGCCGCCTCTCCGAACCGCTGCATTCCATCGCTGCTCAAGACAATGTTGCGTTTGTGATTAAGACATGAAGGGGTATAGGTAAGATCAAAAATACCGTAGCCTGCACAGATAGCAGAGAGCTGCGACTgtacatcaacaccatgcttATCGCGGAGAGCTAATGCCACAGAGACGGCATACCAGGCGCCGGCGGATTCACCGCCGAGCACACGCAACTGCGCTCCTAGCTTGTTCGCTCCGTCTTCAGACAGGGCGAATAGGGCTGCGTCGACGGCGTCGTTATAGCCGGCTGGATACGGATTCTCTGGCGCCAGGCGATACTCTACCGAGGCCATAGTAAGGCCTAGCTCGTTAGAAAGTCGGGTGAGATATGGATCGTACGAGGCATTGCTGCCAATGACAAAGCCCCCTGTTTAGTTGAATCACTTGGTGAGCTTCTCGTTTGTGTATCAAGACACTAGGGCTCGTACCTGCATGGAAGTGTAGCCAAACTCCTTTAGAAGGCCCTGTCGTGGGTTCAATGACCCGCAGCTCAATCGAGTTCCCTTCACGGCCGGTAAAATCGATCAGGCGCGCCTTGTCGTTGCACACGGGCTTCTTGAATCCGTTGGTACCATCCCGGCGCGCATCTCGGTAGTCTTGCGGCGTTGGAAACTCATGCCAAGGCTTGTCATTTGCAAGAAGCTTTTCGAGGCGGTCGGCCAGCT
Coding sequences within:
- a CDS encoding related to 4-coumarate-CoA ligase → MSRTYHPRTQVHIPTDVSVSEAFLLQPAVPISKDKIIFEEAITGKTITYHEFKSRVVRTACWLKNDLSVQPGQVVTITSPSCIDYIIAAHAIWWLGGVVSLINDALSPKDMTYALDLVRPKVILAGPSIIQKVSSSAQTSSLSASTFRIVPIDYTPNNPDRYFNPYSLKENDNRDVLGAIVLSSGTTGHSKAVMISHHNLIAVNYQLRADNPQNWRHDMREVFFPPLSHIYATYAVINGAPWLGYYVCLLPRFDLEVYMRLMSTRKATLARLVPPVAKLLAESPQVRQYDFSSLEYFSCSAAPLSDKVASKLRSVFPHVVLCQTYGCTEASGACVQSGVRDKDMSPNASGKAVANLEMRFLDDSGNDVGSEEPGEITLRGPNIMMGYLRDPEATAKDMLEGGWYKTGDLGYIDCSGYLVVKGRLKDTIKYNGFQVSPVELEEILVHHPAVEEVAVCGIWSEEASSDLVRAYVMPKKGVEAGPSAAKSIAQFLNSQVSGYKQLRGGVVFVDELPKSPTGKVLKRMLKDVQLDSVTAKQSVPASKL
- a CDS encoding related to lipase/esterase; this translates as MSVNVRPVQVSSSSQQGRLELADRLEKLLANDKPWHEFPTPQDYRDARRDGTNGFKKPVCNDKARLIDFTGREGNSIELRVIEPTTGPSKGVWLHFHAGGFVIGSNASYDPYLTRLSNELGLTMASVEYRLAPENPYPAGYNDAVDAALFALSEDGANKLGAQLRVLGGESAGAWYAVSVALALRDKHGVDVQSQLSAICAGYGIFDLTYTPSCLNHKRNIVLSSDGMQRFGEAAFAHVPLRDRKTRYISPLYADLGNLPPAQFLVGTIEPLLDDSIFMAAKWANSGNEVDLHIVDGGCHAFTLIPMGDATEEGLQSVISFVKKHLK